From the genome of Acidimicrobiales bacterium:
ACGACACGCCCGACACCGTGAACAACTTCGTGTTCCTGGCCCGCCACGGCTACTACGACGGCACCGACCTGTTCCGGTCGAACACCTCGATCGACATCGTCCAGGGCGGGGCGCCACACACCCAGGACAACGCGGATCCGGGTCCCGGCTACACCATCGCCGACGAGGGAGACGGCTTCTCCTACTCCCCCGGCGACCTGGTGATGGCCCGGACCCCGGCCCCGGACTCGGCCAGCGCCCAGTTCTTCTTCTCGACCGGACCCGACACCCAGCTGTTGAACGACCAGGGCACCTACGTGGTGTTCGGGAGCGTCGTCGAGGGCATGGACGTGCTCGAGTCGATCATGGACACCCACGTCGACGAGCCCGACGGGAACCCCGGCGAGGGCGCACCCGACCCCAAGCCGGTGGTCGAGACGGTCCGCATCATCGAGAGCTGATCGAGGGCAGCACGCTCAGATCCGACGGTTCGGCGTCGAGGTACACGTGGACCGATCCCGCTCCTGCGACCGACCAGCCCGACCCGTCGCG
Proteins encoded in this window:
- a CDS encoding peptidylprolyl isomerase, with the protein product MPSDKRQRQKEREQAARAARAAELARAKRRRNMILAVVGLVAVFVFAFLYSTFVGGDGEGDGDATPTEATAAGDDAEPNDDAEDQAAGLGDAVEPTCPPADGVDEPQTQFTEAPPFCLDEDASYEAVFETDAGDIRVALDTDDTPDTVNNFVFLARHGYYDGTDLFRSNTSIDIVQGGAPHTQDNADPGPGYTIADEGDGFSYSPGDLVMARTPAPDSASAQFFFSTGPDTQLLNDQGTYVVFGSVVEGMDVLESIMDTHVDEPDGNPGEGAPDPKPVVETVRIIES